The Panicum hallii strain FIL2 chromosome 9, PHallii_v3.1, whole genome shotgun sequence genome has a window encoding:
- the LOC112878159 gene encoding transcription factor MYB30-like, whose translation MGRAPCCEKEGLRRGAWSPEEDQRLVAYIRQHGHPNWRALPRQAGLLRCGKSCRLRWINYLRPDIKRGNFSADEEALIVRLHRELGNRWSAIAAQLPGRTDNEIKNVWHTHIKKRLEDDDADGDTSAAGRPKKQKARKSKPAAPKNKKQAAAKADNSETFMTASPGLSSSVSSGVTTFSTAAESTAAVSSGDNAATTSASLQPGAAKAEMEMESFSSAEFPPIDESFWSSPDVVDMGLGAMDDEELGLAGPPSSATRDEDMEFWLKMLLESGDMRDLSVL comes from the exons ATGGGGAGGGCGCCGTGCTGCGAGAAGGAGGGGCTGCGGCGGGGCGCGTGGAGCCCCGAGGAGGACCAGCGGCTGGTGGCCTACATCCGGCAGCACGGCCACCCCAACTGGCGCGCGCTGCCGCGGCAGGCCGGGCTGCTCCGCTGCGGCAAGAGCTGCCGCCTCCGCTGGATCAACTACCTCCGCCCCGACATCAAGCGCGGCAACTTCTCCGCCGACGAGGAGGCCCTCATCGTCCGCCTCCACCGCGAGCTCGGCAACAG GTGGTCCGCGATCGCGGCGCAGCTGCCGGGGCGCACCGACAACGAGATCAAGAACGTGTGGCACACCCACATCAAGAAACGTCTGGAGGACGACGACGCGGATGGCgacacctccgccgccggccggccgaaGAAGCAGAAGGCGCGCAAGAGCAAGCCCGCCGCGCCCAAGAACAAGAAGCAGGCCGCCGCGAAGGCCGACAACAGCGAGACGTTCATGACGGCGTCGCCGGGGCTGTCGAGCAGCGTGAGCAGCGGCGTCACGACGTTCTCCACGGCGGCCGAGTCCACCGCGGCGGTGTCGTCGGGCGACAACGCCGCCACCACCAGCGCGAGCCTCCAGCCCGGGGCCGCCAAGGCGGAGATGGAGATGGAGAGCTTCAGCTCCGCGGAGTTCCCGCCCATCGACGAGAGCTTCTGGTCGTCGCCGGACGTGGTGGACATGGGCCTCGGCGCCATGGACGACGAGGAGCTGGGACTCGCGGGCCCGCCGTCGTCGGCCACGAGGGACGAGGACATGGAGTTCTGGCTCAAGATGCTGCTGGAGTCCGGCGACATGAGGGACCTGAGCGTCTTGTAA